GCATAGATATCCTCTTCCTTCCATTTTCTACGCCATTTATCTTCTATGGATTTGAAATCGTAGGGCATAGGCGATACTGATTATAAATTATAGCGGGAAGAAAGACAACGCCAACAAAAATATTGCGGGCGGAGGGAAATTCCCTCCGCCCGCAATTACCTCCTGAGCTACTTCGTCGTCAATCTTTTTACCAATCTGCCGGATAGCTATAACCACCATTAGGCCAATCCATCCAAGGTCCAGCGGTTGGATGTATCTTCAGCAGACCGTTCTGGTAATCCGAGACGAACGCCCTGTTGGACATCCATTTTACATGTCCATCCGCGAACAAGATGTTAACTCCCTTGCTATGCGCGTCGTGTTTATAATCGTGGGCTGCTATTACTCTGCCAGGCATCCAGTGCCAATCGCAAATAAGACCAGAGACAGCGTCGGCGACGGAAAGGGTTTTCGCCGGCTCAGGGATTTGTGCAAGAGAAGTTCCGTAATGTAGAACCTCGTTCATCCCGTAGCTTAGCCCAGCGGGTGGGTAGGGAGTTGCGGGTCGCCCGCTATCCCTTCCGTCCCACCACCAGGTATCCCAGGGGTTCCCATCGCTTGGACAAACGAAAATCTGCCAGTTCTTGATGTAGGGCTGAAGCAGATAGGGGAAAAGTTCACCGTGATGTAGTCCATCGGGACTCCAAACGAAGTAGGGGTACCTCTCGTCCCAGTCTTGGGTGTACATAGCTATAGCATTACTAATTTGTTTAAGATTGCTCATACAAGATGCTTTTCTCGCTGCCTCTCTGGCGCGAGAGAAGACTGGGAA
This is a stretch of genomic DNA from bacterium. It encodes these proteins:
- a CDS encoding DUF1559 domain-containing protein, with the protein product MKRRGFTLIELLVVIAIIAILAAILFPVFSRAREAARKASCMSNLKQISNAIAMYTQDWDERYPYFVWSPDGLHHGELFPYLLQPYIKNWQIFVCPSDGNPWDTWWWDGRDSGRPATPYPPAGLSYGMNEVLHYGTSLAQIPEPAKTLSVADAVSGLICDWHWMPGRVIAAHDYKHDAHSKGVNILFADGHVKWMSNRAFVSDYQNGLLKIHPTAGPWMDWPNGGYSYPADW